A single window of Halobacillus naozhouensis DNA harbors:
- a CDS encoding DUF429 domain-containing protein: MFIVGIDLSGPANHKDTAVAVFQSDEHSLHLDQLLTSASDDDILTLITHLSERNRVHVGIDAPLSYQDGGGDRPLDKRLRQFTKELGMKPGSIMPPTLTKMIYLTARGMKIASMLTRIPNVEVIEVHPGASLAARVPQDKAKKHIVQYKNSSDSLEWIADWMISFGLSGIRSDLLKTSHLVDACAAAIAAWDYGHPKRNSYWMYDSVPPHHPCPFSC; this comes from the coding sequence ATGTTTATAGTCGGCATTGACCTGTCTGGACCTGCCAATCATAAAGACACAGCTGTTGCCGTGTTTCAAAGTGACGAACATAGCTTGCATCTCGATCAGTTGCTGACGTCCGCTTCTGATGACGACATCCTTACGCTCATTACCCATTTGTCTGAAAGAAATCGGGTTCATGTTGGCATTGATGCTCCTCTTTCTTATCAAGATGGCGGCGGGGATCGTCCCCTTGACAAAAGGCTGCGCCAATTCACGAAAGAACTTGGAATGAAACCAGGTTCAATTATGCCTCCAACTCTAACAAAAATGATCTACCTGACCGCTAGAGGAATGAAAATTGCCTCCATGTTAACGCGTATCCCAAATGTTGAAGTAATTGAAGTCCATCCAGGAGCATCCCTAGCCGCTAGAGTTCCTCAAGATAAGGCTAAAAAGCACATCGTTCAATATAAAAATTCTTCTGATAGTTTAGAGTGGATTGCAGATTGGATGATTTCATTTGGTTTGAGTGGAATCCGGTCAGACCTTCTAAAAACCAGTCACCTAGTTGATGCATGTGCTGCCGCTATTGCTGCGTGGGACTACGGACATCCCAAGCGTAATTCGTATTGGATGTATGATTCTGTTCCGCCTCACCATCCGTGTCCCTTTTCATGTTAA
- a CDS encoding helix-turn-helix domain-containing protein translates to MEYGKVLRFHRVKQGLTQNQLAEGIISSAYLSKIENDQTVPAVEVLELLYERLGLDFSDSSYSHPSKEKLKEWYESIVFKRKEDAELLMNELLQQKETLANHHLYIFFELYRIRYLLLENEVEKAYEAWENIRQHKDTFDDEMNFYFHLVSGLMKYYKSKYDDSYQDLIEAKNYSSSLELEDWQQSDLYYLLALSAGQANYISASIFYTGLALEIYQSHYDLAKSADCHIIQGISFSRLRNYSKSLENFDLARKIATQTNNRVQLKLVYINIGVLESRLENHEASISSYKKSLEYVDEKNTALDTFEFLNIIHGLITQHYKLNDEKGCIKWINEGERQLISYPSKPHELHFKIYKFIMTKNEDIQELLENEIIPYFQEKRDHTYTIRYAMFLADLLEKQRMYKKSSSYLRLAIQLLNKHSHLGGGISL, encoded by the coding sequence ATGGAATATGGTAAAGTGCTTCGTTTTCACAGAGTTAAACAGGGTTTAACTCAAAACCAGCTGGCTGAAGGCATTATTTCATCAGCTTATCTTTCAAAAATTGAGAACGATCAAACAGTTCCAGCTGTTGAAGTTCTTGAATTGCTTTACGAAAGACTTGGCCTCGACTTTTCTGATTCTTCCTATAGTCATCCTTCGAAGGAGAAGCTAAAGGAATGGTATGAATCGATTGTATTCAAGCGTAAAGAGGATGCAGAGCTGCTCATGAATGAATTGCTCCAGCAAAAAGAAACGCTAGCTAACCATCATTTATATATTTTCTTTGAGCTGTACCGCATTCGATACCTTCTGTTGGAAAATGAGGTGGAGAAGGCTTATGAGGCTTGGGAAAATATCCGTCAGCATAAAGATACTTTTGATGACGAAATGAATTTCTATTTCCATTTGGTTTCTGGGCTAATGAAGTATTATAAGAGTAAGTACGATGATTCCTATCAGGATTTAATAGAAGCCAAAAATTATAGCTCGTCTTTGGAATTAGAAGATTGGCAGCAGAGCGATCTTTATTACTTACTTGCATTAAGTGCTGGTCAAGCTAATTACATATCGGCATCCATTTTCTATACAGGACTGGCTCTTGAAATCTATCAGAGCCATTATGACTTAGCAAAGAGTGCCGATTGCCATATTATTCAAGGGATAAGTTTTAGTCGATTAAGGAACTATTCAAAGTCTCTCGAAAATTTCGATCTCGCCCGGAAGATTGCCACTCAAACCAATAATCGTGTTCAACTCAAGCTCGTTTACATTAATATAGGAGTTTTAGAATCCAGGCTTGAAAATCACGAGGCATCAATATCTAGTTACAAGAAGAGTTTAGAATATGTTGACGAAAAAAACACTGCATTAGACACTTTTGAATTTCTAAATATTATTCATGGGTTAATTACTCAACATTATAAATTAAATGATGAAAAAGGGTGCATAAAATGGATCAATGAGGGAGAAAGACAACTTATTTCCTACCCATCAAAACCTCATGAGTTACACTTTAAAATTTACAAATTTATTATGACTAAAAATGAAGATATTCAGGAGCTATTAGAAAATGAAATAATCCCATATTTTCAGGAAAAAAGAGATCATACATACACGATTAGATATGCAATGTTCTTAGCTGATCTCCTTGAAAAGCAACGAATGTATAAAAAGTCTTCATCTTACCTTAGGTTAGCAATTCAATTGTTAAATAAACACTCTCACTTGGGAGGAGGGATAAGTTTATGA
- a CDS encoding PTS sugar transporter subunit IIA → MFKKLFGNKEKSVVLVAPVNGRVVPLEDVPDPVFAEKMMGQGIAVEPIGGTVVSPAEGEIVQLFPTKHAVGLKTKTGAEILIHIGLETVSMDGEGFEAFVKQGDKVKAGDRLIKFDKSLVEEKAKSIVTPIIVTNSDEFDIELTSNHQASAGETELLTVNNK, encoded by the coding sequence ATGTTCAAAAAACTTTTTGGAAATAAAGAGAAATCAGTCGTCCTGGTTGCACCAGTAAATGGGAGGGTAGTCCCGCTTGAGGATGTACCAGACCCAGTTTTTGCAGAAAAAATGATGGGCCAAGGAATAGCAGTTGAACCAATCGGCGGGACGGTTGTAAGCCCGGCAGAGGGTGAAATTGTTCAACTTTTCCCAACGAAGCACGCTGTCGGGCTGAAGACGAAAACGGGTGCGGAGATACTTATTCATATCGGTTTAGAAACCGTCAGCATGGACGGGGAAGGGTTTGAAGCTTTTGTAAAACAGGGAGATAAAGTAAAAGCAGGAGACCGTTTGATAAAGTTTGACAAGAGCCTAGTGGAAGAAAAAGCAAAGAGTATAGTTACACCCATTATTGTGACAAATAGTGATGAATTTGATATTGAGTTAACATCGAATCATCAAGCATCAGCAGGAGAAACAGAATTGCTGACAGTTAACAACAAATAG
- the treR gene encoding trehalose operon repressor, with translation MKNKFIVIYNDLVQALRQGEYTAGDTLPSENELALRFETSRETIRKALNLLSQNGYIQKVRGKGSVILDHSKFEFPVSGLTSFKELSNQLGQTVKTHVHELILETANNQLRSMLNCSKDKRVWKISRTRDIDGERIILDKDYILEDIVPELTKSIAEHSIYDYIENKLELDISFAKKEIVVEGVTEEDKLHLDLDGHAQVVVIRSYVYLADATLFQYTESRHRPDKFQFVDFARRTK, from the coding sequence ATGAAAAATAAATTTATTGTTATATACAACGATCTAGTACAGGCCCTTCGACAGGGGGAGTATACAGCTGGGGATACGCTGCCCTCGGAAAATGAATTGGCGCTAAGATTTGAGACCTCGAGGGAGACGATTCGAAAAGCTTTAAACTTGCTGTCCCAAAATGGCTATATTCAAAAAGTGAGAGGAAAGGGCTCCGTCATCCTCGATCATAGTAAATTTGAATTTCCCGTTTCGGGATTGACAAGTTTCAAGGAGCTATCCAATCAACTTGGTCAGACCGTTAAAACTCATGTTCATGAATTAATTTTAGAAACAGCGAATAACCAATTGCGGTCGATGCTGAATTGCTCAAAAGATAAAAGAGTTTGGAAAATTTCCCGCACAAGAGATATCGATGGAGAGCGCATTATCTTAGATAAGGATTATATACTTGAAGACATTGTACCTGAGCTGACAAAGTCGATCGCAGAACATTCAATTTACGATTATATTGAAAATAAGCTCGAACTGGATATTAGTTTTGCAAAAAAAGAAATTGTGGTTGAAGGTGTAACGGAAGAAGATAAGCTGCACTTAGACTTGGACGGCCATGCTCAGGTCGTTGTGATTCGAAGCTATGTTTATTTGGCTGATGCCACTTTATTTCAATACACTGAATCCAGACACAGACCTGACAAATTTCAGTTTGTCGACTTTGCCCGTCGAACAAAATAA
- the treC gene encoding alpha,alpha-phosphotrehalase — protein MTEEQQPWWKQAVVYQIYPKSFNDTTGNGVGDIQGIIEKLDYLNTLGVDVLWLTPMYKSPQNDNGYDISDYYDIHEEYGTMSDFERLLEETHKRGMKLIMDIVVNHTSTEHRWFQESKESKDNPYRDYYIWKDPVDGGPPTNWQSKFGGNAWGYDEQTNQYYLHLFDVTQADLNWENPEVREKIYEMMRFWGEKGVDGFRLDVINLISKDQTFPKDDGSVAPGDGRKFYTDGPRAHEFMHEMHQEVFAPYDLMTVGEMSSTTIGHCIRYTAPEREELSMTFNFHHLKVDYPNGEKWTKAPFDFIELKQILSTWQEKMNEGNGWNALFWCNHDQPRVVSRFGDDVNYPDESGKMLATTIHMMQGTPYIYQGEEFGMTNPGFDSIEQYRDVESLNAYEMLREKGVSEPEIMEILKQKSRDNSRTPVQWNDEPHAGFTEGTPWIPVADNYQQINADAVMQKGLSIFDHYQKLIKLRKNYPIITHGDYQVLLPDDQQIFAYLRNWENENLLVVNNFYGKTATFKLPDHVELQGSGEQLISNYSDSPEDYRHIELRPYESIVYHIRSN, from the coding sequence ATGACAGAAGAACAACAACCTTGGTGGAAACAAGCCGTCGTCTATCAAATTTATCCAAAGAGCTTCAACGATACGACCGGAAATGGAGTAGGCGACATTCAAGGTATTATCGAAAAGCTGGATTATTTAAATACACTCGGGGTCGATGTCCTATGGCTGACCCCTATGTATAAATCGCCACAGAACGATAACGGCTATGATATTAGCGATTACTACGACATTCATGAAGAATACGGGACCATGTCGGACTTTGAGCGTTTACTTGAAGAAACCCACAAACGTGGCATGAAACTGATTATGGACATCGTTGTGAATCACACGTCAACAGAGCATAGGTGGTTTCAGGAGTCGAAGGAATCGAAGGACAACCCATACCGTGATTATTACATCTGGAAAGATCCTGTTGATGGAGGTCCTCCGACTAATTGGCAGTCTAAGTTTGGAGGAAATGCATGGGGATACGATGAGCAAACGAATCAGTATTATCTCCATCTATTTGATGTAACACAGGCTGACTTAAACTGGGAGAACCCTGAAGTTCGTGAAAAAATCTATGAAATGATGCGTTTTTGGGGAGAAAAAGGTGTCGATGGCTTTCGATTAGACGTCATCAACTTGATTTCAAAAGATCAAACCTTCCCAAAAGATGATGGAAGTGTTGCGCCCGGAGATGGCCGCAAGTTTTACACAGACGGTCCTAGAGCTCATGAATTCATGCATGAGATGCATCAGGAAGTGTTCGCTCCTTATGATCTTATGACGGTTGGCGAAATGTCGTCGACAACAATTGGTCATTGCATTCGTTACACAGCGCCTGAGAGAGAAGAGCTAAGCATGACTTTTAACTTTCACCATTTAAAAGTTGATTATCCAAATGGCGAAAAATGGACGAAAGCTCCGTTCGACTTTATCGAATTAAAACAAATTCTCTCCACATGGCAGGAGAAAATGAACGAAGGCAACGGGTGGAATGCGTTGTTCTGGTGTAATCATGACCAGCCGCGGGTAGTATCAAGGTTTGGAGATGATGTAAACTATCCTGACGAATCCGGAAAAATGTTAGCCACAACGATTCACATGATGCAGGGGACTCCTTATATTTATCAAGGTGAAGAGTTCGGAATGACCAATCCCGGTTTCGACTCCATCGAGCAATATCGCGATGTAGAATCATTAAATGCTTATGAGATGTTAAGGGAAAAAGGTGTGAGCGAACCAGAAATCATGGAAATTTTGAAACAAAAATCCCGTGATAATTCCCGTACACCTGTTCAGTGGAATGATGAGCCACATGCAGGGTTTACTGAAGGCACACCATGGATCCCGGTAGCTGATAACTATCAGCAAATAAATGCAGACGCAGTCATGCAAAAAGGCTTATCCATTTTCGATCATTACCAGAAACTTATTAAGCTTAGAAAAAATTATCCGATCATAACACATGGAGATTATCAGGTGCTGCTGCCTGACGATCAGCAAATTTTTGCCTATCTAAGAAATTGGGAGAACGAGAACTTACTTGTGGTGAACAATTTCTATGGCAAAACAGCAACATTCAAGCTTCCTGATCATGTCGAGCTGCAGGGGTCTGGTGAACAGTTAATTAGCAACTATTCTGACTCTCCAGAAGACTATCGTCATATCGAGCTCAGACCTTATGAGTCAATCGTTTACCATATTCGCTCGAATTGA
- a CDS encoding DUF6933 domain-containing protein, with amino-acid sequence MFVIGATQKLAKELDNELANPEQYQDVSDIYQWHANVITINRRKCLMLINNRTGLNLTLFGLRKQQFDNIENVIKGSLNQLFQLLKIEKEIADHMLEAAEQFVYTKTTNRQILGMMNQVKAMVEEAADGLEYEAIDAEEINYITNAELIYGPLEAHTPIETLRAYFRES; translated from the coding sequence ATGTTTGTTATCGGGGCAACACAAAAGCTGGCCAAGGAGCTGGATAATGAATTAGCAAATCCCGAACAATATCAAGACGTCTCGGATATTTATCAATGGCATGCAAATGTGATTACCATAAATAGACGCAAATGCTTGATGCTGATAAATAATAGAACGGGTTTGAATCTGACATTGTTTGGACTTAGAAAGCAACAATTTGATAATATAGAAAATGTTATTAAAGGATCCTTAAACCAATTATTTCAACTTTTGAAAATAGAGAAAGAAATTGCAGACCACATGTTAGAAGCTGCTGAGCAGTTTGTCTATACAAAAACGACAAACCGCCAGATTTTAGGCATGATGAATCAGGTTAAGGCTATGGTGGAGGAAGCTGCAGACGGGTTAGAGTATGAAGCTATCGATGCAGAAGAGATTAATTATATTACAAATGCCGAATTGATTTATGGCCCGCTGGAAGCTCATACACCTATTGAAACATTGAGAGCTTACTTTAGAGAATCTTAA
- the treP gene encoding PTS system trehalose-specific EIIBC component, which produces MNHKQQAEQILEAIGGKENLSAGTHCVTRLRLALHDEDIVDKERLNQLESVKGSFSTNGQFQIVVGQGTVDKVYKELIQLADIGEASKDEVKEASKGNMNWLQRAVKTLADIFIPILPAIVTAGLLLGINNILTAPGIFFDDQSIIDVYPQWSGIANMIIVIANTAFAFLPGLIGWSAVKKFGGSPILGIVMGLVLVNPELLNAWSYGQAVKEGTVPTWDLFGLTVEKIGYQGQVLPVLVASYVLTKIELFLRKRVPESIQLLVVGPVALLVTGFLTFIIIGPITFGIGNAITDGLVSIFDNFAALGGLIYGALYGVMVITGMHHTFLAVDIQLIGSTGTTFLWPMLALSNIAQGSAALAIMAASKDEKLKGLGLSSGISAYLGITEPALFGVNLRFKYPFIIAITSSAIAGLYISASGVVASSIGVGGIPGIFSIVAQYWLEFAIGMVIVIVLPFLGTFLYAKRKRDV; this is translated from the coding sequence ATGAATCACAAACAACAGGCCGAGCAAATACTAGAAGCAATTGGCGGTAAAGAGAACCTATCGGCTGGTACACATTGTGTGACACGGCTTCGTTTAGCCCTGCATGATGAAGATATCGTTGATAAAGAGAGGCTAAATCAATTAGAGTCTGTAAAAGGTTCTTTTTCAACCAACGGCCAGTTTCAAATTGTTGTCGGTCAAGGAACAGTAGATAAGGTATATAAAGAATTAATCCAATTGGCGGATATTGGGGAGGCCTCAAAAGACGAGGTGAAAGAAGCATCAAAAGGAAACATGAACTGGCTGCAGCGCGCTGTTAAAACGCTGGCAGATATTTTCATTCCTATTTTACCGGCAATCGTGACTGCTGGGCTGCTTCTAGGTATTAATAACATTTTGACTGCCCCGGGTATTTTCTTTGATGATCAATCTATTATAGACGTCTACCCGCAGTGGTCGGGGATCGCGAACATGATTATCGTCATCGCCAACACGGCCTTTGCTTTCTTGCCCGGACTGATTGGTTGGTCCGCAGTTAAGAAATTCGGAGGTAGTCCGATTCTCGGTATAGTTATGGGTCTTGTCCTCGTAAACCCGGAATTACTGAATGCATGGTCTTATGGACAAGCAGTTAAAGAAGGTACTGTTCCCACTTGGGATTTATTTGGATTAACCGTTGAGAAGATTGGCTATCAAGGTCAGGTTCTGCCCGTACTAGTAGCTTCTTATGTCTTAACGAAAATTGAATTATTTTTGCGTAAACGAGTTCCCGAAAGTATTCAACTGTTGGTCGTTGGACCTGTAGCTTTACTTGTAACTGGTTTCTTAACCTTTATTATTATTGGTCCAATCACATTCGGTATCGGAAATGCAATAACAGACGGATTAGTATCTATATTTGATAATTTTGCAGCATTAGGCGGATTAATTTATGGTGCTTTATATGGGGTAATGGTTATTACCGGCATGCACCACACATTCTTAGCGGTTGATATTCAACTGATCGGAAGCACAGGAACAACTTTCTTATGGCCGATGCTTGCCCTGTCAAACATTGCACAAGGTTCAGCCGCTCTAGCTATTATGGCAGCTTCTAAAGATGAGAAATTAAAAGGTCTTGGACTTTCATCAGGGATCTCAGCCTATCTCGGAATAACAGAACCTGCCTTATTCGGTGTAAACTTGCGCTTTAAATACCCATTCATTATTGCTATTACATCTTCTGCCATTGCTGGACTTTATATCTCAGCATCCGGGGTTGTAGCAAGCTCAATCGGTGTAGGAGGTATTCCTGGAATATTCTCTATTGTTGCCCAGTACTGGCTTGAGTTTGCGATTGGAATGGTTATCGTGATTGTACTTCCTTTCCTGGGAACATTCCTATATGCCAAACGTAAACGTGACGTGTAA
- a CDS encoding MBL fold metallo-hydrolase, with translation MYIQTFFDENLAQNSYMAGCQKTGEAIVIDPARNIQPYLEAARKKGLRITKVTETHIHADFLSGSRELVHETGASLYLSNEGDEEWKYNFGKKVSHEWLKDGDQLYLGGVRLDVLHTPGHTPESLSFLLTDEGGGASVPMGIFTGDFVFVGDVGRPDLLEKSVGAAGTANIGAKAMYQSLARFKKLPDFVQVWPGHGAGSACGKSLGAVPSSTIGYEKQTNWAMEVENEDEFVDLLIAGQPEPPAYFPIMKRLNKEGPAVLAEDQNLPEIKLQEISQLNGSIVDTRSKEKFAEGHLQGSINIPFNKSFVNWAGWLLHYNQDAVIIASKDEAPEIRRTLQSIGFDRLTGYLPTEEMDQVTDLEGYKTITVEELEDKQSSGEYVIIDVRNQSEWEEGHIGDAIHIMLGTLPNRLDEIPSSKTPIVHCKSGARSAVAASVLQANGFKNVINVAGGYDAWIKHKETAKA, from the coding sequence ATGTATATTCAAACTTTTTTTGATGAAAACTTAGCGCAAAATTCGTACATGGCAGGCTGTCAAAAAACAGGAGAAGCCATTGTGATCGACCCGGCCAGAAATATTCAGCCATATTTAGAAGCTGCCCGCAAAAAAGGCTTACGCATAACAAAGGTGACGGAAACTCATATCCATGCAGACTTTCTTTCTGGCTCCAGAGAGTTAGTACATGAAACAGGTGCTTCGTTGTACCTTTCAAACGAAGGAGATGAAGAGTGGAAGTACAACTTTGGAAAAAAAGTAAGTCACGAATGGCTTAAGGATGGGGATCAATTGTACTTAGGAGGGGTACGTTTAGATGTGCTTCACACACCAGGACATACGCCTGAAAGCCTATCGTTTTTGTTAACAGATGAAGGTGGAGGGGCTTCTGTTCCTATGGGGATCTTCACGGGGGACTTTGTGTTTGTAGGAGATGTCGGTCGCCCGGACTTGCTTGAGAAGTCAGTAGGAGCTGCCGGAACAGCGAACATTGGAGCTAAAGCAATGTATCAATCTTTAGCACGCTTTAAAAAATTACCGGACTTCGTTCAAGTGTGGCCAGGGCATGGTGCAGGGAGTGCTTGCGGAAAATCACTAGGAGCTGTTCCTTCTTCTACCATAGGCTATGAAAAGCAGACAAATTGGGCGATGGAAGTGGAGAATGAGGACGAGTTTGTCGACTTGTTAATAGCCGGTCAACCTGAACCGCCTGCCTATTTTCCTATCATGAAAAGGCTGAATAAGGAGGGGCCGGCTGTATTAGCCGAAGACCAGAATCTCCCCGAGATAAAGCTGCAAGAAATAAGCCAGCTGAATGGTTCCATAGTGGATACTCGCTCTAAAGAGAAGTTCGCTGAAGGCCATCTGCAGGGATCTATCAATATCCCTTTTAACAAGTCCTTTGTTAACTGGGCAGGATGGCTGCTTCATTATAATCAAGATGCGGTAATTATAGCGAGTAAGGATGAAGCCCCTGAAATAAGAAGAACGCTTCAATCTATTGGTTTTGATCGCTTAACAGGTTATCTGCCAACTGAAGAAATGGATCAAGTTACTGATTTAGAAGGGTATAAAACTATTACAGTTGAAGAGCTTGAAGACAAGCAAAGTAGTGGGGAGTATGTCATAATTGATGTCCGTAATCAATCTGAATGGGAGGAAGGACACATCGGTGACGCAATCCATATTATGCTCGGGACACTGCCAAACCGATTGGATGAAATCCCATCTAGCAAGACTCCTATCGTTCACTGCAAATCCGGAGCACGCTCTGCAGTTGCCGCAAGTGTTCTTCAAGCGAATGGATTTAAAAACGTGATCAATGTTGCAGGAGGATATGATGCGTGGATCAAGCATAAAGAAACTGCAAAAGCATAA
- a CDS encoding M4 family metallopeptidase encodes MKWKSLMASVVIGSSLVSGGAFVHAESAGSANSALQEAKTNAPHFVKKNFDAAKVVSEKAVQQFFKENAEKFGINLNKDLKFIKAKKDDLGMTHYTYQPMVENIPVANSKVIVHTDENGTVTSVNGEFHEDAPEKLRQHRQVKKKEAVKIAWEHIDVDKDEADKVKQTAKGETFETLTEASNLVVYHENGKYQLAYHVELQFSQPYPANWQLYVNAESGDVIKASNVVKEATGTGTGVLGDTKSLNTYYTNNTYYLFDTTKPMNGVIETFTANQGQYLPGNYVTDSGNTFYSEQQKAAVDAHYYAGEVFDYYYNNFGRISYDNQGADIRSTVHYGSNYNNAAWTGNQMIYGDGDGTTFTYLSGADDVVAHELTHAVTDTTAGLIYENQSGALNESFSDVFGFFVDSEDWLMGEDVYTPGRSGDALRSLSNPNAYNQPDHMNEYQDLPNTREGDWGGVHINSGIPNKAAYYTINNLGISQAEQIYYRALTVYLTPSSDFAYAKAALEQSANDLYGTQAANAITQAWNNVGVY; translated from the coding sequence ATGAAGTGGAAGTCATTAATGGCGTCTGTTGTCATAGGTTCTAGTTTAGTGTCTGGTGGCGCGTTTGTACATGCGGAATCAGCTGGATCTGCTAATTCTGCACTGCAAGAAGCCAAGACTAATGCTCCTCATTTTGTAAAAAAGAACTTCGATGCAGCTAAAGTCGTGTCAGAGAAAGCTGTGCAGCAATTCTTTAAAGAGAATGCAGAGAAATTTGGAATCAACCTTAATAAAGACTTAAAGTTTATTAAGGCGAAGAAGGATGACCTGGGTATGACACACTATACATACCAGCCAATGGTAGAAAATATCCCTGTAGCTAATTCTAAAGTCATTGTACATACGGACGAGAATGGAACAGTAACATCGGTGAATGGTGAATTTCATGAAGACGCCCCGGAAAAGCTAAGACAGCATCGTCAAGTGAAGAAAAAAGAAGCTGTTAAAATAGCATGGGAACATATTGATGTAGATAAAGATGAAGCAGATAAAGTAAAGCAAACAGCAAAGGGAGAAACGTTTGAGACCTTAACGGAAGCTAGTAATCTAGTTGTCTATCATGAAAATGGTAAATACCAATTGGCGTATCATGTAGAGCTACAATTCTCTCAGCCATATCCTGCGAACTGGCAGTTGTATGTTAATGCAGAGTCCGGCGATGTGATTAAGGCGTCCAACGTTGTAAAGGAAGCAACAGGGACAGGCACCGGTGTTCTTGGTGATACTAAATCTTTAAATACTTATTATACAAATAACACGTATTATTTGTTTGATACTACAAAGCCGATGAATGGTGTGATTGAAACATTTACTGCTAATCAGGGTCAATACTTGCCAGGGAATTATGTAACGGATTCTGGAAATACTTTTTATAGTGAACAGCAAAAAGCTGCTGTTGATGCCCATTATTATGCGGGTGAAGTATTTGATTATTACTATAACAATTTCGGCCGGATAAGTTATGACAACCAAGGTGCTGATATCCGTTCCACTGTACATTATGGTTCAAACTACAATAACGCAGCCTGGACAGGCAATCAAATGATCTATGGTGACGGAGATGGTACAACATTTACGTATCTCTCTGGGGCAGATGACGTTGTGGCACATGAGCTGACACATGCTGTAACAGATACAACGGCCGGGTTGATTTATGAAAATCAATCTGGTGCTTTGAATGAATCATTTTCTGATGTGTTTGGGTTCTTTGTAGACTCGGAAGATTGGTTGATGGGTGAAGATGTATATACGCCTGGTCGCTCAGGTGATGCCTTGCGCTCCCTTTCCAACCCTAATGCTTATAATCAGCCTGATCATATGAATGAGTATCAGGATTTGCCGAATACGCGTGAAGGCGATTGGGGCGGTGTTCATATTAATAGTGGAATCCCGAACAAAGCCGCATATTATACCATTAATAACTTAGGTATTTCTCAAGCCGAGCAAATTTATTATCGAGCATTAACTGTTTATCTCACTCCAAGCAGTGACTTCGCCTATGCTAAAGCAGCTTTAGAGCAATCTGCTAATGATCTTTATGGAACGCAAGCTGCCAATGCTATTACACAAGCTTGGAATAATGTAGGAGTTTATTGA